One stretch of Anolis carolinensis isolate JA03-04 chromosome 3, rAnoCar3.1.pri, whole genome shotgun sequence DNA includes these proteins:
- the LOC100565051 gene encoding dual specificity protein phosphatase 13B — protein sequence MIHAENCSSKKHGSESRHHYETPALSELQRLVWNRGGSDNHVDQVWPNIYLGDAWAARSKRILQSLGVTHILNAADGPYNINTGARYYRDLPVQYYGVQAFDDTSFDISIFFYDAADFIHKALKTGGGKVFVHCAMGLSRSATLVLAYLMIYENLTLVEALKAVDSHRGICPNTGFLNQLRALDLKLNEK from the exons ATGATCCACGCAGAGAATTGTTCCTCCAAGAAGCATGGCTCAGAGAGCAGACACCATTATGAGACACCAGCCCTCTCTGAATTACAAAGACTGGTCTGGAATAGAGGAGGATCCGACAATCATGTAGATCAAGTCTGGCCAAACATCTACCTTGGAGATGC ATGGGCAGCTAGGAGTAAAAGAATCCTTCAGAGCCTTGGCGTTACTCACATCCTCAATGCAGCAGACGGGCCGTACAACATCAACACTGGAGCTCGCTATTACAGGGACCTGCCAGTGCAGTACTATGGGGTCCAGGCATTTGATGACACTTCATTTGATATAAGCATCTTCTTCTATGACGCTGCTGATTTCATACACAAGGCCTTAAAGACCGGAGGAG GCAAGGTGTTTGTCCATTGTGCAATGGGGTTAAGCCGCTCAGCTACCTTAGTGCTGGCTTATTTGATGATCTATGAAAACCTGACCCTAGTGGAGGCTTTGAAAGCAGTGGATTCACACAGAGGCATCTGCCCAAACACAGGGTTCCTCAACCAACTCCGAGCTTTGGACCTCAAATTAAATGAGAAGTGA